One Camelina sativa cultivar DH55 chromosome 3, Cs, whole genome shotgun sequence genomic window carries:
- the LOC104777876 gene encoding LOW QUALITY PROTEIN: cyclin-dependent kinase inhibitor 7-like (The sequence of the model RefSeq protein was modified relative to this genomic sequence to represent the inferred CDS: inserted 1 base in 1 codon) encodes MSLREMSETKSLIFKRNAEFEGSNIKRIRLDDDDDDVLRSPTRTLSSSLSSSALAYSVSDSGGFCFTVLSEEEDDDHRSSSISSGCSSGETNEIATYTRLAFLDLEAHQISETETETSTLISNNFRKQGSLVSEKQGETAEMDSAATRXREQRKTEMSKMKKKKMEKSPTQAELDDFFSAAERFQQKRFTEKYNYDVVNDTPLEGRYQWVTLKP; translated from the exons atgagcTTGAGAGAGATGAGCGAGACAAAATCGTTGATATTCAAGAGAAACGCTGAGTTCGAAGGATCAAACATCAAGAGGATAAGactcgatgatgatgacgacgacgttTTACGCTCACCGACGAGAacgctttcttcttctctgtcatCTTCTGCTCTAGCTTACTCGGTTTCAGATTCCGGAGGTTTTTGCTTCACCGTTttatctgaagaagaagacgatgatcaTCGTAGCTCAAGCATCAGCTCTGGTTGTTCTAGCGGTGAAACTAACGAAATCGCTACGTATACTCGTCTTGCTTTTTTAGATCTGGAg GCTCATCAAATCTCCGAAACCGAAACCGAAACCTCAACGTTAATCTCCAACAATTTCAG AAAACAGGGAAGTCTAGTAAGCGAGAAACAGGGAGAAACAGCTGAGATGGACTCGGCGGCGACGA AGAGGGAACAGAGAAAGACGGAGATGagtaagatgaagaagaagaagatggagaaatcacCGACGCAGGCGGAGCTTGACGATTTTTTCTCGGCGGCGGAGAGATTCCAACAGAAACGATTCACAGAGAA GTACAACTACGACGTCGTTAACGATACGCCGCTTGAAGGTCGGTACCAGTGGGTTACTCTGAAGccttaa